The DNA window GCCGACGACGAGCGCCGTGCGGAACGTCTTCTTGATCCACCAGCGCAAGGCGCGGCTGTTGATCCCCACGATGTTTCGCGCGTTCGACGACGCCCGTCTGAGCGTCTGTGTGCCAGCCACTAGAGCCATGTGTCGCGCGCCACTCGCGCCAGGAACTTCGGATTGCCGACGAGGTACCGCCGCCATTTGTGAGGCTGCTGCAGCATGAGCTGGACCCACTCGAAGCCGTTGCGTCGCACCCACATGGGCGCACGCTTCAGGACTCCGCCCCAATGGTCGAAGAGCCCGCCGACGCCTATGGCGAGCTTGACCCCGGTTAGACGCTCGCGGTTGTCGTGGATCCAGCGTTCCTGGATCGGATTCCCCATGCCGACCATCAACACGTCGGGGCGTGCGGCGTTGATGCGCGCGACCACCGCGTCATGCTCCGCCTGCGGATAGTGGCCGTGCTGGCATCCGACGACGTTCAGTCCGGGAAATCTCGTCGGGAGGTTCTCCGCGGCCCGCGCGACGACGTCCGGCCGCGCGCCGAAGAGGAAGTAGCGATACGCCCGTTCCGTCGTGTTCACGAAGAAGTACGGCAGCAGGTCGGTACCCACCAGGTTGGCGATCATCTTCTTGCCCTGCCAGCGAGCGGCCCAGCGGACGCCAGTGCCGTCGCCGAACACGGCGTCGGCACCGTTCAGCACCGAGCGGTAATCCGGGTCGTCGCACGCCAGGTTCAACGTATGGGCATTCACGAGATAGACGGCGCGCGCACACGGCGACGCGACCCAGATCAGCTTCTGCATGTACGCGACAGCTTCGATCGTGTGCAGATTCGCGATCCGTACACCCAGGATCTTCACGACGCGCGCGTCCGTGGGACCGTACGCTGGCGGTACGCTGTCGCGAAAGTCGGCGCTACGCATCGGCATGACCACGGGACATCGCACGCCGCCGTCAGGCGGCCATGCCCTCCTCCATGGCCTGCCGGTATGTGAGCACCCGGCGCTCGCGGGCGATCGTCGTGAGGATGTCGCGCAACGCGGCGCGCTTGGCCGCGAGCGGTATCTTCATGCCGGGGTGCCGGTCCATGCGGGGGTCGACGTCGTCGCTCGCCAGGTCGAGCAGGTCGGCGGCGTGGAACTCGTAGCAGAGCGGCCGTCCGGAGCGCAGCGCCGACGCGA is part of the Deltaproteobacteria bacterium genome and encodes:
- a CDS encoding WecB/TagA/CpsF family glycosyltransferase is translated as MPMRSADFRDSVPPAYGPTDARVVKILGVRIANLHTIEAVAYMQKLIWVASPCARAVYLVNAHTLNLACDDPDYRSVLNGADAVFGDGTGVRWAARWQGKKMIANLVGTDLLPYFFVNTTERAYRYFLFGARPDVVARAAENLPTRFPGLNVVGCQHGHYPQAEHDAVVARINAARPDVLMVGMGNPIQERWIHDNRERLTGVKLAIGVGGLFDHWGGVLKRAPMWVRRNGFEWVQLMLQQPHKWRRYLVGNPKFLARVARDTWL